One region of Salvelinus namaycush isolate Seneca chromosome 3, SaNama_1.0, whole genome shotgun sequence genomic DNA includes:
- the LOC120043820 gene encoding WSC domain-containing protein 1-like — protein sequence MATPLYRLRCFLRRAQMLLLFLGIAYLMAGSILLLQRSSLTLRTTQPPGSASLSSLMALPAPPTAVRAAPGLGMRARSRWAVPQGVLGGGMGIKMGRHWPTSRHLRVQHLHRRWFHGLMPDAQEQRGPLQSNTRHKGTYMGCFMHDANDQALGGTVLYDLRKMTSSLCQDTCSESGYRFAGLEYGAECHCGNHISSSRAQEEDCSLVCRGERGERGGPCGGVGRLSIYKVEEQLPGQRKFRNVRYGGCFKVPKNTTNTFPVYSFQPNSTSQTCIETCTDKELPLAVLRKPHCYCVRASFLFRLSQHLPLDQPCLETNGTEHTDSSISTSPSDQDYYQVYQTPVLDSRCKERTFLPERSTSLVALSSFPGAGNTWVRHLIELVTGYYTGSFYFDGALYNRGFKGEKDYWKSGRSICVKTHESGQREIEMFDSAILLIRNPYRSLMAEFNRKCAGHLGYATDAQWRSKEWPEFVDSYAPWWASHALSWLQFGRRLLVVHYEDLQRALFPQLRLLTLFLNATMMEERLMCAKSNQDGHFKRSGGAQRPSFDPFTAEMRSTIDSYILTVDQALRDRNYNGLPHKY from the exons ATGGCCACGCCCCTCTACAGGCTGCGTTGCTTCCTGCGGCGAGCTCAGATGCTCCTCCTCTTCTTGGGCATCGCCTACCTGATGGCAGGGAGCATTCTGCTGCTGCAGCGCTCCAGCCTGACCCTGAGGACCACCCAGCCACCAGGCAGCGCCAGCCTCTCTTCTCTCATGGCACTGCCAGCGCCTCCCACAGCCGTGAGGGCTGCCCCCGGCCTGGGCATGAGGGCGCGCTCCAGATGGGCAGTCCCCCAGGGCGTGTTGGGGGGTGGAATGGGCATCAAGATGGGGCGGCACTGGCCCACATCCCGGCACCTGAGGGTCCAACATCTGCACCGCCGCTGGTTCCACGGTCTGATGCCAGACGCACAGGAGCAGAGGGGTCCCCTACAAAGCAATACCAGGCACAAAG GGACCTACATGGGCTGCTTCATGCATGATGCCAATGATCAAGCCCTGGGGGGAACCGTGTTGTATGACCTGCGCAAAATGACCAGCTCTTTGTGTCAAGACACCTGCTCAGAAAG TGGGTACCGATTTGCAGGTCTGGAGTACGGAGCAGAATGTCACTGTGGTAACCACATCAGCAGCTCGCGGGCCCAGGAGGAGGACTGTAGCCTGGTCTGCAGGGGGGAGAGGGGCGAGAGGGGAGGTCCCTGTGGGGGTGTGGGGCGCCTCTCCATCTACAAGGTGGAGGAACAGCTCCCGGGACAGAGGAAAT TCAGAAACGTCCGCTATGGTGGCTGCTTCAAGGTTCCAAAGAACACCACCAACACCTTCCCTGTCTACTCCTTTCAACCAAACTCCACTTCACAGACCTGCATCGAGACCTGCACAGATAAG GAGCTCCCACTGGCTGTGTTGAGGAAGCCACATTGTTACTGCGTCCGGGCCTCGTTTCTGTTTAGACTGAGTCAACATTTGCCACTGGACCAGCCATGTCTGGAGACTAATGGCACAGAACACACTGATTCCTCCATCTCCACTTCCCCATCTGACCAAGACTACTACCAGGTCTACCAGACACCTGTACTTG ACTCTAGGTGCAAAGAGAGGACATTTCTGCCTGAGAGGTCTACCTCCCTGGTGGCTCTCTCAAGCTTCCCCGGAGCTGGAAACACCTGGGTACGCCACCTGATCGAGCTAGTGACAGGCTACTACACTGGTAGCTTCTACTTCGATGGCGCGCTTTACAATAGAG GTTTCAAAGGGGAGAAGGACTACTGGAAGAGTGGGCGTAGCATCTGTGTTAAGACACATGAGAGTGgtcagagagaaatagagatgtTTGACTCTGCCATCCTGCTGATCCGTAACCCCTACCGTTCCCTCATGGCAGAGTTCAACCGGAAGTGTGCTGGACACCTGGGCTATGCCACAGACGCACAGTGGAGGAGCAAAG AATGGCCAGAGTTTGTTGACAGCTACGCCCCCTGGTGGGCGTCCCACGCTCTGAGCTGGTTGCAGTTTGGCCGTCGCCTGCTGGTGGTACACTACGAGGACCTGCAGAGGGCGCTCTTCCCCCAGCTCCGCCTCCTCACCTTGTTCCTCAACGCCACCATGATGGAGGAGAGGCTGATGTGTGCCAAAAGCAACCAGGATGGACACTTCAAACGCTCTGGGGGGGCCCAGCGGCCTTCCTTCGACCCCTTTACAGCAGAGATGAGGAGCACCATCGATTCCTACATCCTCACGGTGGACCAGGCCCTGAGGGACAGGAACTACAATGGCCTGCCACACAAATACTAA